In Ruania alkalisoli, the DNA window CCACGTGCGACCGCTACCTGCTCCGGACACAGTCTCGACTCGTCCTCCTGATGGACAAGGGAGGTCCGCACGGTGCATTCTCAGACAGCGATCCCCGTACCGCCACGACTTCGCCGCGTGACTAGCCGAGTACGTCCTCCACGCAGCGGAACGGTGCCTGGAAGCGCGACATGTCGCGTGGGCACCATGTATGCCTCAGCGGTAGCAGCCATCGCTTCATGTGAAGACCCCGGCCACCACGGCGGACACACGCCACCCCCGTGTGTGCTGCGGATACGCCTCATGTCCATGTTCCACGTGAAACACACCCCGTGTCGGTCCTTCCTAGACCGTCGGCCAGCAAGCGCGGGTTACACCCGAGACTCCGCATGGTGGACCGAGGAGGTTCGCGGTGGGGCATCAGTACATGACTCGCAGCAGCGCGCACAGACCACGGGTCACGGATGTCCATGCCGCGTCATTCTCTATCATCCGCCCCGGGCACTGAGCCGCGGCGCCGGACCCCAGAGCGTTCAGGCTCCTCCACGGGACGTTCCACGTGAAACACGTAGGTGCCTCGGCATGTCCCCACCCATGGACCACCAAGCAACCGCGAATGGCAGCGACATGCGCTCGAGCAGTTCGACGCACAGCGACTCCGCCACATGTCTCGTTCGGCGCGGACTGTCCGCGGGCCGAGGGCGAGCAGATCAATTGGACAGTGCATCACGCGCCGCTCGAGGTACAGCAATAGCCACGTCCACCGATGGGCTGGTCATGGCACGAGACACCGCGCGGCGGCCTCATCGTTGGCGGGAGCTGGCCGCGCACAATCCGCGCCAGTGAGCATCCCGAACGAACCGCGCCACGCAGGGACGGAATGTCGCCACCATGTCCTCTCACATCAATCCGGCAGATACCCACGCCGGCCCCCTGTTCCACGTGAAGCCTCTACCGCCCTCGTGGCGAGAGCGCCTTCAGCCAGGTGGTAGGCGACAATGTGTTCCACGCATTCCATCCATACACGCAGACGGCTACTATCACCGGCCCAGGCGATTCCAGCTGGTCCGCAACCGCCCAGTGGCTCGACATGGTGTCGATCCACGCTGATGTTCCACGTGAAACACCCCGCGTCCAGGCTCTCCCACGCCACGTCAGTCGCACCCGCCCATCCCAAGACGCCATTCGCCTCTGGTGTCGATGTCTGCCGCGCGTTGTCTCGAGGTCGCGAGTCATTCGGGCTCAACACCGTACCGACAAGCTCTCTCGCTGGTGAGCACGGAACAGGGTCCCGCTCCCGCCCTAGTCCACGATGTCGCGGATGCTTCGTGATCAGTTCCTCCCCATCGCTTCAGCCCCGGCGCTGAGGCGACGTCGTTCCACGTGAAACACCACAGGTGATGTCGCCCGCCAACAATGCCTGGTGCTAGAACCGTCCACGCTCCACGGCGCCTCCGACCCACGACCCGACCGTAGGGGCAGCGCACCCAGCACTTCCCTCCGTCTCGCGCAGCGTTAGGCTCACCAGTGTGTGCACCGCATCAGAGCGCATTGACCCCGCATGACCGTAGCGCCAACGTGGAGCTGCGCCCGTAGCGGGACGACGCGAGCGAAGCCAGCGCCGAGCACCACCCAGCAATCGCAATTCCGCTAGTCACGGTCTCGCACGCAGGAGTCCCACAGAGATCGAACCGCAAGACACAGTCCGGGAGCCATGGCTCAGGTCGATGTAGGTGCGGCTGCCATGGAACTGGCAACACGGGACCGGCATACATCATCGACCGCGCGCCAGAGACGCGGCGGAGACCAATGACAACCTTCCCTCATGCTCCACGTGAAACATCACCGCGTGAGGTGTCCTCCCACGGAGACACCCAAGAAGTCGTCGGCACCGAGGTGCCGCCTACCACCCGCAGCCCGGCGCATACGCCACGCTCCGAAACAGCCTCCGCGATACATACCGTCTAGTGACCACCGGGGGAGACCGCGAGCTGCACTCACCAGTCACCAGATCTTCACCGGCGCGGCCATGTCCACCCAGCTCGTCACGGCGCCGGTTCACACACACGACCCCTTCCGAACACGGCCACGGGCTCTACTTCCACCCCTCCTCTCGGTGACGTCGATCTACTTCAGCCCGTACATCAACTATCGCTTCCCATCAGTTCCCCATGGATAGCAACATGACACTCGGCAGCACTCGAACCGAGGTCGCCTAGGACGCTATCGTTCTGCGTTCCGGATCCCTACCATCCGAGCGGCGGTGCCGCGTGAACCCGGCACAGTCGCGATACGCCGCAACCCTGTACACGCCGAGGCCACCCCATTGTCCACGCGTGGCGGCATACCTACGCCTGATCGCATCGGTCGCCTTACCGACTACAACTGCACGGTGCCGCACCTACTCCACGACAGCGTCACCATCAACACCGATCTTTCAGCCGCCGCGCCCACGGACACAGACATCTGGCGATCCTGCAGCGAACACGCGGACACGCCGGACCCCGTTCTGAGCCGGGACCGGATCTGGCCGAACTGAGCCACCGAGGTCAGCGACCCGACCGCCCGAGCAGTTCCACGTGAAACATCACGATCTGGGCAACCTAGTGGTCCAGCGACAATCGTCCTCGCGCCACCGCGGGCGAGTGCTCCATACGCGCCCGGCACTGTACACGCCCCGCTCCGAGCTTGCCGCAGTTTCGACGACGAGCGCCGTCAGATTCGCCAAGATCTAGAACTCGCCTTCTCAACAGCGCACCCACCGCCACGCTGGAATCAGCGTCAAGGTACTTAGAACGTCCGTTCTAGGCGCGATGAACCTTCACGACCCTCGTGACCTCACCATCACCCAACAGATCGATCTGATGGACTGTCACCTGATCGCCGCCGAGGCGTGCCAGCACCCGCTCAGCCTGAGCGACTTCATCCTCTGCACGCCGACCCTTCTGCGCTAGTAGCACTCCTCCGGGCTCGACCAATGGCATCGTCATGCGGGCCAGCTTGTCTAGCGCCGCAACCGCACGGGCCGTCACTGCCGAGACCCTGAGCTTGCCGTGGAGCTCCTCAGCACGGCAGTGGTGAATCTCCACATTGTCGAGATCGAGCTCTTCCCGCACCTCCAGCAACCAACTGACCCGACGCTCCATCGGTTCAATGAGGTGCACTTCGAGCTCGGGACGCATCGCAGCCAGAACCACTCCCGGCAGACCCGCCCCGCTTCCGACGTCTGCTAGCGATCCCTCCTCCGGGAGGAAGCGTGCCACGACGGCCGAGTTCAAGACGTGACGAGTCCACAGCCGTGGCAACTCGCGCGGACCAATCAGCCCTCGCAGCTCACCCTGGTCCGCGAGCATCTCCGCGAAATGCGCTACCGCACCCCACGCCAGGCCCAGAACCTCCCTGCTGCGCGCATCGTCAACGGCAACCGGCCCCTGCTCCTGCGTCACCTGCGCCTCACGAACCGGCGCGGACCACAACGTGCCGGTTCGGCTCCACGCCTTCCGAATCGCTCACCAAGCCCGCACCTGCCACGACGTCGTGAACGATCTTGCGTTCGAACGGGTTCATCGCAGCAAGAGCCACATCCTGGCCATCAGCCTCGGCCTTCGCGATGGCTTCCTCCGCCAGGGAGGTCAGGACCGCCTTTCGCTCCTGACGGTACCCGGCCACATCGAGCATGAGCCGGCTGCGGTTGCCGGTCTTGGTCTGTACAGCGAGACGAGTGAGCTCCTGCAACGCTTCCAGCACCTCACCCTTCTTTCCCACAAGAGGCCGAAGGCCGTCCGAGTCTTCCTCGGCCACGATCGCCAGCGCCGGCCGATCGTGATCGACGTCGATGTCGATGTCTCCGTCCAGATCAGCGATATCGAGAAGCTCTTCCAGATAGTCGGCAGCAATCTCGCCCTCCTCTTCGAGGACAGACCGACCATCCGTTGTCACCGACGTCTCGTTCATCACTTCAGCCTCTCTCCCAGAGCCGCAACACGTCGGCTCACCGCTCAGTTCTCGTTGGGCTCCGGCGACGTTGTCCCGTCGCTGCTACCAGGTTTCCTCTTGGACCGCGGCGTATTCCGCTTCGGCTGATGGCGCTGGCCCCCGGCCTGCTCCCCCTCCGAGCTCTCGACCTCCGGCACCTCATGATCAGAGTCCTCGAGCGAACGGCCGCGTCGCTTCGCACGCTTCGCCTTGCGTTCCAGGTACTTCTTCTCGGCTTCAGATCCCGGCGCCGGAGAGTTCCGGATCACGAAGAACTGCTGCCCCATCGTCCACAGGTTCGAGGTGGACCAATAGATCAGCACACCGATCGGGAAGTTCACGCCGA includes these proteins:
- the rsmG gene encoding 16S rRNA (guanine(527)-N(7))-methyltransferase RsmG → MTQEQGPVAVDDARSREVLGLAWGAVAHFAEMLADQGELRGLIGPRELPRLWTRHVLNSAVVARFLPEEGSLADVGSGAGLPGVVLAAMRPELEVHLIEPMERRVSWLLEVREELDLDNVEIHHCRAEELHGKLRVSAVTARAVAALDKLARMTMPLVEPGGVLLAQKGRRAEDEVAQAERVLARLGGDQVTVHQIDLLGDGEVTRVVKVHRA
- a CDS encoding protein jag, with amino-acid sequence MNETSVTTDGRSVLEEEGEIAADYLEELLDIADLDGDIDIDVDHDRPALAIVAEEDSDGLRPLVGKKGEVLEALQELTRLAVQTKTGNRSRLMLDVAGYRQERKAVLTSLAEEAIAKAEADGQDVALAAMNPFERKIVHDVVAGAGLVSDSEGVEPNRHVVVRAGS